tcaccaattctACACGTTTTCTCCATTTTAATCATATACTAATTAGATTATAAATCACAACGCATcatttttatggttttaatcattgaaaaccctaaatcataTGCAATTCTATGCAACAATCGCACAACAACGAAACCAGAATCTAAAAGGAGAGAAACCATCACCCAAATATGACGAATGAGATGCTACTGGATGTGTTGAACCAAAGTATGAAGATCTGGACCAAATTCAATTGATTCACCAAATCACCAACGAAGAAAATGTTAGTACAAATCGCTTAGATCTTgcgaaaaaatataaaatcacgTTCTAATCGATTGGGATCACATAGACATAATATgatgaaattataaattttcagAGTATAAGATCGTTAAGGTTTGGAGTCCAAAGAAGGCGAAGTGGCTCGAGTAAATGCTCAATTTATAGACTCCGCAAAACTGACAGCGTGGGTTCGCGCCCGCAAACTACAGTTCGCACCTGATAACACAACAAAAACAGGATCCGACCGACAAGAGTTTGGTAAATCCTCTCACGAACAACATATCTGAAGCGgggcccgatccaacggtgaaATCGAGAGATATGAGTGTTTTACTAAAGTATGACAGATTTTGAAAGTCACATGAACACATCTACCATAAAAATCCGGAAACGAATTAAATCAACATCAAAACCCCACACGACACATGTGATACGTATAAGATGCAAAATAAGACTCAATCAAGGTGTCACAATGCTAAAACCAATCTGGACCACTCTGGAATAAGTCGAGAACATACAAAAAAAGAATATGGACGATTACATTCACTAAGGAACTTCCAGCTCCTCACTTCAACACGCTACTTTTGAAGTTGGGATTTCATGACATGCATCACTCTCCAACtttaggggggggggggggggggggggctgcATAATTATTATGCTTCTTTGCTATAGTATTATGGACTTCACCTCAGCTTTATCTCTCTCATGGTTAGCTGGATATTCTATTTTCATTTCTCTGCCAATTCTGTTATTAAGGATCCTGCTCACATCATCACATTCCCTCGACTGCCCTTTTATTCTTTTTGTCATTATTTTCtttgtaacttttttatttttagcaagCGTAGCAATCAAGATATCTATGTATATATAGGCCCTTTTCTTACCTTTAAATGATATACTgagtttataatataatattcaatacaGAGTTTTCACTCTCTAAATTGTTCAAATTTTTTATGTATTGGTCGGACGTTCTCTCATCATCAAACTAGAGTCCAATAAGTGACATTAACATGATATTTTCAATAAGCATGTTACTgacatgaaattaaattgttttagtgCCATTTAATCTACCTAAATACCCCGAACAGTGTCACTTCAAAACAAATACAGAAAATTACTTTTCAATATACGAACACACAGAACggattttattaaaacatcacaacATTAAGATATTGGTACATAAAAATACCCACAAACACGTACTAAAATATTCAATACAACGATACTCGCGAGTGTGCAATCGAGCAGCAGATAACAGCTAGCGCACAGTTTATTCTAGTTATAATATGCTTAACCGATTCTTCAGAGTGGAAGCCTAAGCTTTGGCCAGATGTTCATCGAGGTCTTTGGAAAGATGGACCGCAAATTCAAGCATAGAATGAGGTTCAGGAATATTTTCATTCAGCTTCTCATATTCAATGGTCCAATGAACAGTGCAGCCCTCAGCCTTAGGTGTAGCCTTAGCAATAAATTTGAAAGCCTTGTATTCCTTCATAAGGTCTCCTTCGGTCACTGTGTAAGTAGTGGTCAAGTTCGCATCATCTAATTCTACTAATTCCTTTGCCACCTTAGGTACTCCTTCTGTTTAAtcacataaaaagaaaaaaaaatgaaattgtaaTGTCATGGCTAAATTTTAGTGTAATTGCACCATCTGACTTTGTACGATAAAGGTTGATTAATTTGGCCCCTTCAActtaagaaataaatcaaaagatTCTAAATTCGTGATTTTTGACAAATACAAtgataatttatgaattttaagtCATTTATCCCTTTGAACATAAAAAATGACATCATATTGACGTTAGCTTAGGGTGTAAAATGGCTCGGAATTGGCAAACTAGGGATTTCTTTGTCCAATATCATAAACTTTGACTCTTTTTGGGGGCGGAATTAATTTTTGTGAAATAAAGAGATGTAGAGATACAATTTTTTTGAAGGGgcaaaatgtataaaatactatattttttaaagaacaaaaaagttgaaacgtatttttgttaaaaaaatggcGGAGACGAAGCTCCCTCAGGCTATATGCTTGGTTTCGTCCTTTAACTCTTTTGATCTTCTATCTTAAGTTGGAAGTGCAAGATAAACTTCTACTGTGACtttatgaacaaaggatcactttcaccccgaacttgcgtcaaaatattaaaaaagccCAAATCTGAAAAATCGGATCACTTTtatcctgaacttgtcaaaaccaGTTCAAAAAGCCTCTTATGCTGATGTGGCAACTTAATTGGAGAATGggtttttaattaatagttttatcctaattaatttcaattaaaccctaattaatcACAAATAAAACCTAATAAATCTCAATTAATCCCTAATTAATTTAAGGGTCCTTTTAgactttttgtcaattttttttattttttttccgttccggcgaggaggaggagcCTCCTCGCCGGAGTTGTTCTTGACAGATCCTCGCCGGAGGATCTGTCAACAGGCCCTCGCCGGAGGATCTGTCAACAGGCCCTCGCCGGAGGATCTGTCAACAGGCCCTCGCCGGAGGATCTGTCAACAGGCCCTCGCCGGAGGATCTGTCAACAGGCCCTCGCCGGAGGATCTGTCAACAGACCCTCGCCTgaggatctgttcttgacagaACAGATCCTCCGGCGAGGATTTGTTCACGAACGGATCCTCGCCGGAGGATCtattcaagaacagatcctcaCCCGAGGATCTGTGATCCGCGGGTCTGGAAGAGATGAAGTTGAAGAGGAGAACCAT
This window of the Mercurialis annua linkage group LG5, ddMerAnnu1.2, whole genome shotgun sequence genome carries:
- the LOC126680721 gene encoding MLP-like protein 31 — encoded protein: MALSGKMEADVEIKASAQIFHDLLGGRPHHMPNATEKLQSCELHEGEFGKHGSVVYWNYVHEGVPKVAKELVELDDANLTTTYTVTEGDLMKEYKAFKFIAKATPKAEGCTVHWTIEYEKLNENIPEPHSMLEFAVHLSKDLDEHLAKA